Proteins encoded in a region of the Fusarium falciforme chromosome 6, complete sequence genome:
- a CDS encoding RING-type domain-containing protein encodes MEHTLICNNLQCRQELGERALVTTCSHIFCLECAERLGITGQETERRNTCPACHSHFNNPDDAVITNLSPSEEYKTTILSGLSPNIVMECTSRALSFWAYQTTQDMYYQQYLYKTLAEKYSALNIRLEKTVSDANTEIDGLQHRLTGMTAEQDALRRKNEEIGQAYKEKTRKVLQLQELYDKVKRRAELDQIQKAASDAVDLTLETPSQLNQGIAGNNGVPESDNTPAFSQRRANGSGMNTGMPRSYPAVTRESTLWPRVGGASRCKCYRAMST; translated from the exons ATGGAACATACGCTCATCTGCAATAACCTCCAGTGCCGGCAGGAGCTCGGAGAGCGCGCTCTAGTAACAACATGCAG TCACATTTTCTGCTTGGAGTGCGCTGAGCGGCTGGGGATCACCGGACAAGAAACGGAACGCCGCAACACATGCCCTGCTTGTCACTCACACTTCAACAACCCCGATGATGCCGTCATTACGAACCTCAGCCCAAGCGAAGAATACAAGACGACCATCCTGAGCGGCCTGAGTCCCAATATCGTCATGGAGTGTACTAGTCGAGCCCTCAGCTTCTGGGCCTACCAAACTACTCAAGACATGTACTACCAACAATACCTCTACAAGACACTTGCAGAAAAGTACTCTGCCCTCAACATTCGACTCGAGAAGACTGTGAGCGATGCAAACACGGAAATTGACGGGCTCCAGCACAGGTTGACGG GCATGACGGCAGAGCAGGACGCCTTGCGACGCAAGAACGAAGAGATCGGCCAAGCATACAAAGAAAAAACTCGCAAGGTCCTTCAGTTACAAGAGCTCTATGACAAAGTCAAGCGCAGGGCTGAACTCGATCAAATCCAGAAGGCGGCCTCGGATGCTGTTGACTTGACCCTCGAGACACCATCTCAGCTTAACCAAGGCATTGCAGGAAATAACGGAGTACCCGAAAGCGATAATACTCCTGCGTTCAGCCAGCGCCGAGCCAACGGCTCAGGTATGAACACAGGCATGCCTCGAAGCTACCCAGCCGTCACGAGGGAGAGCACTCTTTGGCCGCGAGTGGGGGGCGCATCTCGCTGTAAGTGCTATCGGGCTATGAGCACTTAA